The Mercurialis annua linkage group LG8, ddMerAnnu1.2, whole genome shotgun sequence genome window below encodes:
- the LOC126662149 gene encoding salicylic acid-binding protein 2-like, protein MTFYQNMENSKSQKHFVLVHGACHGAWCWYKVKPLLESSGHRVTALNMAASGIDMTAIQDVHTIEEYTKPLLEFLEKLPKNNEKVIVVGHSLGGFNLAVAMEKFPEKIDVAVFLTAFMPDIDHRPSFILDQFDERTPTETWLDTQFAPYSSSLQHLTTIFFGPKVTASKFYQLSPVEDRELAKALLRPSSFFVYDLSKAKNFSTKGYGSVKRVYILCGEDKIITEEFQRWMIENHPVEEVIKIDDADHMAMFSKPKELGHRLLEIADKYA, encoded by the exons ATGACATTCTATcaaaatatggaaaattctaaaaGCCAAAAGCATTTTGTCCTCGTACATGGGGCATGCCATGGAGCTTGGTGTTGGTACAAAGTCAAGCCGCTGCTCGAGTCCTCCGGCCACCGTGTCACAGCGCTCAACATGGCGGCTTCCGGCATAGACATGACGGCAATACAAGACGTTCATACAATTGAAGAATACACTAAGCCTTTGTTGGAATTTTTGGAAAAGTTACCAAAAAATAATGAGAAGGTTATAGTTGTTGGACATAGCCTTGGTGGCTTCAATTTAGCTGTTGCTATGGAGAAATTTCCAGAAAAGATTGATGTTGCTGTTTTCTTAACAGCTTTCATGCCGGATATTGATCATCGTCCGTCTTTTATCTTGGATCAG TTTGATGAACGGACACCAACCGAGACATGGCTTGATACTCAATTTGCACCCTACAGCAGCTCTCTGCAGCATCTCACTACAATATTTTTTGGCCCCAAAGTTACGGCCTCCAAATTCTATCAACTGAGCCCTGTCGAG GATCGTGAATTGGCGAAGGCTTTGTTAAGGCCATCGTCATTTTTCGTGTATGATTTGTCGAAGGCGAAAAATTTTTCAACGAAAGGATATGGATCAGTGAAAAGGGTTTATATTTTATGCGGCGAGGATAAAATAATAACTGAGGAATTTCAACGGTGGATGATTGAAAATCATCCAGTTGAGGAAGTGATCAAAATTGACGATGCCGATCATATGGCTATGTTTTCAAAACCAAAAGAACTGGGTCATCGTCTCTTAGAGATTGCTGATAAATATGCTTAA
- the LOC130014956 gene encoding uncharacterized protein LOC130014956: MTGNKRAMEDESTDLANEDHNAAECFHSADFEAGSYKEVMCVSWRKQEKNGDGYISLYLVLSKSNQLTFNQEVNVTFKLFIYDYIRDKYCNVQDDKARRFCGIRREWGFDKLVSLIDFKDESNGYLMDDCCIFGAEVLVIQNGSKGECLSMVKTPANNTCTWKIEKFSELDSSPTKSKVFSIGGSKWSIFVYPKGETRVKGKSLSIFLKLEDHASFQHGRKLYAEFMFTVRNQLSEKHHQLNGLTHQFDSSKQTWGFLSFLSLNDLNDKSKGFVHDNTLVVEVEIRAMTVIKGLS, translated from the exons ATGACAGGAAATAAACGAGCCATGGAAGATGAATCTACCGACCTCGCAAATGAAGATCATAATGCAG CGGAGTGTTTCCATTCTGCGGATTTTGAAGCTGGGAGCTATAAG GAAGTTATGTGTGTATCCTGGaggaaacaagaaaaaaatggGGATGGATATATATCTTTATATCTAGTTCTCTCCAAATCCAACCAACTCACTTTCAATCAAGAGGTTAACGTAACTTTCAAGCTATTCATTTATGATTATATCCGCGACAAGTACTGTAATGTTCAAG ATGATAAAGCAAGGCGGTTTTGTGGAATTAGAAGAGAATGGGGATTTGACAAACTTGTTTCTCTGATTGATTTCAAAGATGAGTCCAATGGATACTTAATGGACGATTGTTGCATTTTTGGTGCTGAGGTTTTGGTAATACAAAATGGCAGTAAAGGAGAGTGCTTGTCCATGGTGAAGACGCCCGCAAACAATACCTGTACAtggaaaattgaaaagttttcaGAATTGGATTCATCTCCTACCAAATCCAAAGTGTTTTCCATCGGTGGCAGTAAGTG GAGCATATTTGTTTATCCAAAAGGGGAAACAAGAGTTAAAGGCAAAAGCTTatccatatttttaaaactagaGGATCATGCAAGTTTTCAGCATGGAAGAAAGCTGTATGCGGAATTCATGTTTACCGTAAGGAATCAACTTTCGGAAAAACATCATCAATTGAATG GTCTTACTCATCAGTTCGATTCTAGTAAGCAGACATGGGGTTTTTTAAGTTTTCTGTCTCTCAATGATCTGAATGACAAATCAAAAGGATTTGTACATGATAATACTTTGGTGGTCGAAGTAGAAATTCGAGCCATGACCGTGATTAAAGGGCTGTCCTGA
- the LOC126661580 gene encoding uncharacterized protein LOC126661580, with amino-acid sequence MKIDLYEQNMLGRKQSMEDESDEYDDADEKVRRFSGIRSEWGFDKLVSLPDFKDESNGYLMNDCCIFCAEILVLESVNKGECLSMVKTPANNKYTWTIHRFSELKSLSTNSEEIAVGGSNWSIIVYLKGESSAKCKNLAIVLKPEDRAAFTHGKKLYAEYQLLGKYQELEGNLIRDSE; translated from the exons ATGAAGATAGATCTGTATGAACAAAACATGTTAGGAAGGAAACAGAGCATGGAAGATGAATCAGATGAATATGATGATGCAG ATGAGAAAGTGAGGCGGTTTAGTGGAATTAGAAGCGAATGGGGATTCGATAAACTCGTTTCTCTCCCTGATTTCAAAGATGAATCCAATGGATACTTAATGAATGATTGTTGCATTTTTTGTGCTGAAATTTTGGTCCTAGAAAGTGTTAATAAAGGTGAGTGCTTGTCCATGGTGAAGACGCCTGCAAACAATAAGTATACATGGACAATTCACAGATTTTCAGAATTGAAGTCATTATCTActaattccgaagagattgccgtcGGTGGCAGTAATTG gAGCATAATAGTTTATCTGAAAGGGGAATCAAGTGCGAAATGCAAAAACTTAGCCATAGTTTTAAAACCAGAGGATCGTGCAGCTTTTACCCATGGAAAAAAGTTGTATGCCGAATATCAACTTTTGGGAAAGTATCAGGAATTGGAAGGAAACTTAATAAGAGACTCTGAGTAG